A window from Cryptomeria japonica chromosome 1, Sugi_1.0, whole genome shotgun sequence encodes these proteins:
- the LOC131857329 gene encoding uncharacterized protein LOC131857329, with the protein MKIIKRVLDAKKKALDSKLRISLWANRLTVKRATGKTPFELVYRTDVGLPVKNLLPIYKFIQDHDNDILDPMQERIMQVTKLEKKRRDGHKKNLKKQQQVKYLFNTRTSQRTFQPGDMVLSWNARDRDKGKHGKFEAL; encoded by the coding sequence ATGAAGATCATCAAAAGGGTTTTGGATGCAAAGAAAAAGGCATTGGATTCAAAATTGAGGATTTCTCTATGGGCTAACAGACTGACTGTCAAAAGGGCTACTGGAAAgacaccttttgaattggtttatagAACAGACGTTGGGCTTCCAGTCAAAAATCTATTACCTATTTACAAATTTATTCAAGATCATGATAATGATATACTTGATCCAATGCAGGAAAGGATAATGCAGGTCACAAAACTTGAGAAGAAAAGGAGAGATGGTCACAAGAAGAATTTAAAGAAACAACAACAGGTCAAGTACTTGTTCAACACTAGGACTTCTCAAAGAACTTTTCAACCAGGAGATATGGTTCTCAGCTGGAATGCCAGAGATCGGGACAAGGgtaaacatggaaaatttgaggctTTATGA